From the Cohaesibacter sp. ES.047 genome, one window contains:
- the istB gene encoding IS21-like element helper ATPase IstB has translation MLTHPTLEQLNSLKLDGMAEAFTELASQDGTADLTHAEWLGLLIDREAASRETKRFESRMRTARLRHVGAAPEDVDYKTRRGLDKALFQQLLTGKWIRDKRNLMITGSCGVGKTWLACALAQAACRSGVTVLYKRVPRLFSELEMAHADGRFPRLFRSLTKTQLLILDDWGPDRLNANQRRDLMEIVEERYGAGSILITSQLPLKTWHEVIGEPTFADAILDRLVHNAYRLELEGQSFRKTHVKTGDENNKS, from the coding sequence ATGCTGACACATCCAACCCTGGAGCAGCTCAATAGCCTCAAGCTCGACGGCATGGCAGAGGCCTTCACCGAGCTGGCCAGCCAAGACGGAACGGCTGATCTGACCCACGCCGAATGGCTGGGGCTACTCATCGACAGAGAAGCTGCCAGCCGCGAGACCAAGCGGTTCGAGAGCCGAATGCGAACCGCACGTCTGCGCCATGTCGGAGCCGCCCCAGAAGATGTCGACTACAAAACCAGACGTGGGCTGGACAAGGCGCTGTTCCAGCAACTGCTGACAGGTAAATGGATACGGGACAAACGGAACTTGATGATCACCGGCTCATGTGGCGTCGGTAAAACCTGGTTAGCCTGTGCGCTCGCCCAGGCCGCTTGTCGAAGTGGTGTCACCGTGCTTTACAAACGTGTGCCGCGTCTGTTTAGCGAATTGGAGATGGCCCATGCAGACGGGCGCTTCCCGCGCCTCTTTCGAAGCCTTACCAAAACCCAACTCCTGATCCTCGATGACTGGGGACCCGACCGTCTGAATGCAAACCAGAGACGGGACCTCATGGAAATCGTCGAAGAACGATATGGTGCAGGGTCAATCCTGATCACCAGCCAATTGCCGCTGAAAACCTGGCACGAGGTTATCGGCGAACCTACCTTCGCCGACGCTATCCTCGATCGGCTCGTGCACAACGCATATCGCCTCGAACTCGAAGGCCAGTCCTTCCGAAAAACCCATGTCAAAACGGGTGACGAAAACAACAAAAGCTGA